The Bombus terrestris chromosome 4, iyBomTerr1.2, whole genome shotgun sequence genome has a window encoding:
- the LOC100648743 gene encoding inhibitor of growth protein 1, giving the protein MLNQAVVEALYSATYIENYLDCVENLPNDLQRHVSRLRELDATCQTYLREVDQQQEALKNDTDLAVKRRALLRVQQALIAAQEIGDEKLQIVQQVQDLIENKSRQLDLDYRNLDFGKEQESNESVRETNANMNSNSSGNANNTERQPKRARRTRTDTMVESANTMDMIVMTETRSNSLSNASNGNQKKTTTTNTGKKKKRKSRQGNQQNQHREDTPPPLEDDLAIDPDEPTYCLCDQISYGEMILCDNDLCPIEWFHFSCVSLSTKPKGKWFCPKCRGDRPNVMKPKAQFLKELERYNKEKEEKS; this is encoded by the exons ATGTTAAATCAAGCTGTTGTCGAAGCATTATATTCTGCAACGTATATCGAGAATTATTTAGACTGTGTGGAAAACTTGCCAAATGATTTACAGAGACATGTATCCCGACTACGTGAGCTGGATGCCACTTGTCAAA CATATTTGCGAGAGGTAGACCAACAACAAGAAGCGTTAAAGAATGATACAGATTTAGCAGTTAAAAGAAGAGCACTTTTAAGGGTTCAACAAGCATTAATTGCAGCACAAGAAATAGGAGATGAGAAATTGCAAATAGTTCAACAAGTTCAAGATCTCATTGAAAATAAATCTAGACAGCTAGACTTAGACTACCGTAATCTTG ATTTCGGAAAGGAGCAAGAAAGTAACGAATCAGTTCGTGAGACAAATGCTAATATGAATTCTAACTCTTCTGGTAATGCAAACAATACGGAAAGACAACCAAAAAGAGCCAGGAGAACAAGGACAGACACAATGGTTGAATCTGCCAATACCATGGACATGATTGTGATGACAGAAACACGTTCTAATTCTTTATCAAATGCAAGTAATGGTAATCAAAAGAAGACAACCACTACTAATAcaggcaaaaagaagaaaaggaaatctAGACAAGGTAATCAGCAAAATCAGCATCGTGAAGATACTCCACCACCATTAGAAGATGATCTTGCAATTGACCCAGACGAACCAACGTATTGTCTGTGTGATCAAATATCATATGGAGAAATGATATTATGTGACAATGATTTATGCCCTATAGAGTGGTTCCATTTTTCGTGTGTTTCATTAAGTACCAAGCCCAAAGGCAAGTGGTTCTGTCCAAAATGTAGAGGGGACAGGCCAAATGTTATGAAACCCAAAGcacaatttttaaaagaattagaaaggtataataaagaaaaagaagagaaatcgtAG